In a genomic window of Scyliorhinus torazame isolate Kashiwa2021f chromosome 5, sScyTor2.1, whole genome shotgun sequence:
- the LOC140419969 gene encoding uncharacterized protein, with amino-acid sequence MEKPWKCEDCGKGFRAPHELARHQRSHTGERPFTCSQCGKGFTDISSLRRHERVHTGERPFICSQCKKGFTDIGNLRKHERVHTGERPFTCFQCEMRFNDIGNLRKHERVHTGERPFNCSQCKKGFTDIGNLRRHERVHTGEMPFTCSDCGKGFVQLSNLQRHQRVHTGEKPYICTVCDMGFTQLSGLRSHNVTHTKSRPFKCSDCWRGFKSSQRLMSHQRVHSEAKPFSCSHCTKCFRTSSNLMKHERGHTVESPFTSPTGKRFTRSSPAEPQCHSQQ; translated from the coding sequence atggagaaaccatggaaatgtgaggattgtgggaagggattcagagccccacacgagctggcaaggcatcaacgcagtcacactggagagaggccgttcacctgctctcagtgtggaaagggattcactgacattagcagcctgcggaggcacgaacgagttcacactggagagaggcctttcatctgctctcagtgtaaaaagggattcactgacattggcaacttgcggaaacacgaacgggttcacactggagaaaggcctttcacctgctttcagtgtgaaatgagattcaatgacattggcaacctgcggaaacacgaacgagttcacactggagagaggcctttcaactgctctcagtgtaaaaagggattcactgacattggcaacctgcggagacacgaacgagttcacaccggggagatgccattcacctgctctgactgtgggaagggattcgttcagttatccaacctgcagagacaccagagagttcacaccggggagaagccatacatctgcactgtgtgtgatatgggattcactcaattatccggcctgcgtagccacaatgtcactcacaccaagagcaggccctttaaatgctctgactgctggaggggtttcaaaagctcacagcgactgatgtcccaccagcgtgttcactctgaggcgaaaccgttcagctgctctcactgcacaaagtgctttagaacctcatccaacctgatgaaacacgagcgaggtcacaccgttgagagcccgttcacctctccgactgggaaaagattcactcgatcatcacctgctgagccacaatgtcactcacagcaatga